TGTATGGTATACATGGAATACAAATTGATCGATTTTAAGGCTTCCTTCTTCACGAATAATGATATCGGCCGGCTTGGCTTTAATCGGTTCAATCATGGTAAAAAATTGTGAACCATTTAAGCTTGGATCCCCTAGCCATTTTTCTTCCTGCTTATGAACATATAGAGGAATTTTATAATGATCTCTTATTTCATCTACTGCGCCGATATGATCGAAATGAGCATGAGTCAAAATAATTGCCTTCGGCTTTAATCCTCTGCTATTTAGTAAATTGATTAGCTTCTTCGCCTCTCCGCCCGGATCGAAAATTAAACATGACTTGTCCTGATCTTCAACAATATAACAGTTCGTTTGAATACTTCCTAATGAAATTTGCTGCCACTTCACTGCATTATTCCCTCCTGATTAGCATTACATGAAATTATTGTACACCATATTAAAGAAACAGAGAAATAAAGGGAATTTACTGTTATAAAGTTCCATTTATTCTCGACAAACCTGGCAAAAAAATATAAAATAGGAATGGAATGTATATAATATTGTTACATAAGCTACGGTAATGTTGGAAAAGTAAATGGAACGTATTTAAGAAGGGGGATTTAACATGGGATTGGTTATTATTTTTACGTTAGTTACCCTGCTTGCAGCCTATGGCGTCTTCAGTTCTTTAAAAAATAAAAATCTTTTAGGAGCATTTTGGGGGCTGGCATCATTTTGTATATTTGGCTGGTTTACCTTAATGACAGTTATCCACTCCGGCTTTCCAACAGGCACACACTAAAAAAGACTGTCATTTGACAGTCTTTTTTATGTCTATTCTGAATCCTTTAATAGGCTTGTGACTCTTTCTACCTTATATTCCATGCTTCGCTTAACATCTCTCCTATCATCGATCCGAATCGTAGTCGCGACCCGTTTAATACCTTCAGAGAATGGCACTTCATGCATGGCTTGAATCACCTCGAACAGGACAGGTAATTCCCCTTCTATCACTGTATTCATCGGGGTAAGCTGATATCGAATTTTCCCTTCCCCTTCATATTGTTTTAATACTTTTTGAACACTTGCCACATATTTGCTGACACTTGGTGATTCCGTGCCAAGCGGAATCACGGCAACGTCTACGATTGCCATAAATACACCTTCTTATCTAGTTTTTTCATCACAGTGATTTTACCATAAGTATTGAAAAATAAAAAAGAATGATCATCCTGATCATCCTTTTATCAATTTATAAATTTTCTTTGTCTTTATATCAATGATTTTCTCCAGACTATTTCCATAAAGCAACGCATTTCCTGAGGGGGAAAATTCAATAGGGTCATTTTCTAACCCGGACAGAATTAAATTTCCACTG
Above is a genomic segment from Neobacillus endophyticus containing:
- a CDS encoding MTH1187 family thiamine-binding protein gives rise to the protein MAIVDVAVIPLGTESPSVSKYVASVQKVLKQYEGEGKIRYQLTPMNTVIEGELPVLFEVIQAMHEVPFSEGIKRVATTIRIDDRRDVKRSMEYKVERVTSLLKDSE
- a CDS encoding DUF2759 domain-containing protein, which encodes MGLVIIFTLVTLLAAYGVFSSLKNKNLLGAFWGLASFCIFGWFTLMTVIHSGFPTGTH
- a CDS encoding MBL fold metallo-hydrolase, giving the protein MKWQQISLGSIQTNCYIVEDQDKSCLIFDPGGEAKKLINLLNSRGLKPKAIILTHAHFDHIGAVDEIRDHYKIPLYVHKQEEKWLGDPSLNGSQFFTMIEPIKAKPADIIIREEGSLKIDQFVFHVYHTPGHSPGSLSFYFAEEGFVISGDALFQGSIGRTDLPGGNHPQLLKSIHDKLLTLPEETYVLSGHGAVTTIVEEMDSNPFLNGF